Genomic window (Daucus carota subsp. sativus chromosome 5, DH1 v3.0, whole genome shotgun sequence):
caatgataattagtgttcaacacccgatgttgaaccccagttataaatgtgttgaaaacgcgatttatttatgcgttatttttaaaaattgtgatgttttttgaagaattttcaacatggatactttatataactaaggattaacacgatgagagaataaaaaaaagtttgtaagtttgtaacttaaaaaagtttttatttgatcctatccctatatatatatatatatatatatatatatatatatatatatatatatatatatatatatatatatatatatatatatatatatatatctgcaaCTTGCATCTATTTAAGAATACACCCACCAGAGTTATATACATTGAGTATTTGTTGTAGGAAAACCTCATACATGCAACAATCAAGAAACATCTAGTTTCTCGCTTTAGACATCTTCTGCGGGAAGGATCGGCTTATAGCATCAAAAATCCGAAAGTCGTACAAGCTACAGGAGACTACGGGCGTCTCTCAAGTGAATTCAAGTGTATCTTCTTAATTAACTACAACTTCACCGAAAAAACTTGAAGGAGAATCTGTTCAGATTTCAAGGCATGGATTCCAGTTTGTGATGCCTGCTGACACTGAATCAAGATCGAATGACACAACTATACTAACAGGTATTAAAGCAAATCTATTTAAAGAAGCATTCACGTAGAAATTTGTCACCATAATTGGACATCCAAccattacaaaaataatattcattctATGATAATGATGCAGATGTTGTGGGTCTTGCGTCTGGTATTGGTGAAGTTGATATCGTAGGGAACAACTGGAAGAAGAGAGATCTTCATATCATAACAAACCAGTAAGTTATACACAGTACATAGAACCAAAAACACATGTTCTTCCAAACATCAACAAACTCCCCAAATCTATTATATGTCTTTATGAATAGTATGCTTTATTTACAAACAGATAATGAAAccaatttgataattttcaacAGCTCAGTCAATGCAACTATTACTCTGTGAGGAAAGCATATAGAGCAGTTCaacctaaatatatataaagaagaagACGACCCTCACATCATAATTTTTACATCAACGACAGTTAAGAAATTCAAAGGTAACAACCAACAGTGGAGATCCTTTAACATGACATGTATACCTCACTGGTAATAGTTATTTTCTCATTAATCACATTATATATACTTCATGCCCTTATTAAGTACACGGAAAAACCAACATACATATGATTAGCTTAATTCTAATCATACTACATCTCAACGATGTCATGACAGGTGCCCTCTATTTCAACTCTACAAACAACAACAAGATATAGATGAATTTGGACATCCCATACGTGATGACACTCCGAGAGAGATTTGCACAACACTCtagaaaattgaaatttattgaGAGctctaattcaaataaatacacACTAGAAGAAAAGATgttctttcacaggatgaataTTAAAGAGCTGGTGGATTCCAAGTGGAGTGAGGATCTAACGGTAACACTTTTTCGGTGCCAACTTTTGACCACACACATCTTGACATATATGTTCCGTACCGTAACTCATAGTACAATTTGTAAACGTCTAAACAGGAATATGTTGCTACTGTGAGAGGGAAGATATTTGAGATCAAAAACCAATTTGGGTGGTACTATGTAGCCTGCAAATCATGTGGGAAAAACTTCGAAGCTGAGGACGGAGATTACAAGTGCTGtaacaaaaataattgattatcCTCTTGTGATGTAAGTTGTCTTACTCTCTCGGTATGCATTAGAGACTCATGTTTGACGTATTCAATTTAGAGTTCAATTCCTTGCACTTGCAGGTTCAAAGTACATGTACACATTAAAGATCACACTGGAACTACAACTCTAACTTTATTCAGCAATGTTGTCGAGCGCTTACTCGACATTTCTGCAAAAAAATTGGTTAATAGATTGGCCTCCGGCGATAGTGATCATCCCAAAGAGCTAAATACACTTATAGGCAAGGAATTCATATACAGGTTGAGGTTGAATCATTATAACTTCAAACAAGGATATGCAAACTACACCGTGTCTGAAATATACGAGCCAAGGAAGTGTTTGGAACATGAATATGAGTCAAAGAAGGCCCTCGAGGTATGTTCACTGTTAATAACTACATAACGACAAGATCTTTCTCCCGATATTGACATGTATGTTATTGTTTGTTGTAACACAATTTAATATATGTAGATTCGTGACAATGTCAAAGAAAAACTCACATACAATGATGGACTGCAACCACCTCGCGAATGTGGCAAAAGGGAATCAAGCATGGTAGATGACGCAGAGGAGAGTGGCGCTAACAAGGTGGAAGGTGGAGTGTCAGGCAACCAATTAAAAGCTGCTGTCGAGGTTAGGAAAAGGAGGAAGATGGTGGTGCTGGATGAcgatgatgataatgataatgGAGACGcaaattaaaattcaaacattgttatatgcAAGCATGTTCTTAAGTCTAAGATTTAGATGGGAAAACATTACTTCCTCGCAATCATACAATTTGAGGTAACTGGTTTTTGATTTTAGTAGTGGATAGTTTATTTTACATtatattgagattttaaaaccaTGTggaattagtttttaatttatattgatGCTTAATAGTTTCCTCATGAGATTGTCAGCGTCTTAAGCGTCTTAACCCATAGTGATTAGCTCTTCTAAAATAATCTAAATGCCAAATCTTCGATCAACCTAATATGTAGCATCTACCCCCACCAACACACTGATTACAACCATCATAGGATTCTAAAAGGTACACCTCTTTGAATACATTCATCTTTTATGTAATTTTCCAAAATTTACGACACTATTGCTACAACTTtggtataatattttatatcataatttatgaatagCTATAGTATACCGCCGTGAAGCGCAGCTTTGACAACTAGTTTCAGTATAAATTACTCGTCAATATTACGATATCAGccaaaatatatgagaatagCATGCAAATTGATTTTCTAAGAGAATATTAACGTGAACAAACATTCTTAGGTATCTTATTCACATAATAATTATTAGGGTTTTCTCGTAAATGTCCAAgtctctaatattttttttttcaaaattgtttttgcaaaaatactatggGGGTGTTTGTTTTCAAGAAGCGGAATTCAGgagtgagcaaaaaaccgaattcAAATCGAAACCGGTAAAACCGATCAAAACTGAACCGCATAAAACCGatccgaaccgaaaccgaaaattcTAAAACCGAACTAATTCTAATGGATGCGGTTCCGATTTTAAGTGAAAACCGAACCGCAAAAAATCGGACCGAACcaattattaaaaaacaaaaaataatatttatttagacAATTTTATAAGAAATATATAGACTAAATTAATATCTCATAGTATACTATGGGTTATCaactaatatattaattgtataTAGTAGAGTTGTATAGTAATAATGGAACAATAAGTATAAATCTCATAAGTTTAAACATATAAGTATTGATTGTTAGAGTGAATAAAGCACAAATAAATATTCTAGTTATTATAAGTATGATATCATTAAGTTAATTTATATGAATAggcttttatttatattatcattcATTGTATACAATTGAATATATCATAAATAGTTCCTTCATGCCAtgctttaaatttcaaaatttctctTCGACCATTAATCTAGTTAActaatttatttcttaaattgGATGTATGTttcttcatttaattttttgcgGTTTTAAAACTGAAACCGCACCGATTAAAACCGGACCGgagttttaaaaccgaaaccgaaaccgccggttcggttgcggttttaaaattttaaaaaagaggatcttcggtttcggttttacccaaaaaccgaaccGGGACCGAGGTTTGCTCTCCACTAGCGGAAGCTGCTTTTGATTTCTACTTTTCTtcacccgtttgtgtaaataagtagaagcacttttgagaagatgagaatgctaacttctctctcggagtttctttttcttttccaaacactttattaacttatttacttctcacttctaatccacttatttactttaaataagaaatcacttttttaagcctgcccaaacggcccctatatcttttttaaataatttataaaaatacaaaatttcttaaaatatatacaaaaatactGTATTCAAACTTTTGCAACCACCAACAACCATACTTGGAACCAGCAACCCGTAGTTGCATCTGGTTGcatattgtatttttttataaaaattttctaaaaaatttgtattcttataaatattttcaagatatagtaaaatcgcaaaaaactttaaaaaaatgataattttgataaatttcctaattattatttataaataattaaagattgaGTTTATGCTTATTTCATCAAAGAAAACAGAAGAAATTTCGTATACGTCCtctattttgtgtttgttttgtcgCTATCCTATAATAGAAGTTAGAactcattaatttttaaatttaattttataaataaagagcGTGatcaaaattaagtaaaaagactttttgtttaaaataataattaggcAGTTAAAGCAGTATACGCCCAGCATGCCATCTCTGAAGATGAGCAACCTCCACAGAAATCTCGAGTAGAATACAAAGAGTGTGGTGTGCGTATATACACATACAGCTCCACGTACAACTAACCACGTCCGTATATACACACAACTCAACTAGAGATCAAAGCCACTACACGGCGGTCACTTCCCTCCCTCACGACGTcgttactctctctctctctctctctctctctctctctctctctctccccctccctccctcctctccctctctctctctctctcactcccccccctccctccctccctctctctctccctctctcctttCTCTTTCTCCCTCTCTACAATGTCGAATCAATCAATCGTCCTGGAAGGAATCGATGACGTTGATGACTTAATATCGGTAcgctatttaattatttatcgattgtagttatatatttatttatcgaGGTAaagtaaatttgaaatttgaattacaggagaatgaagaggaggagaataataatagtatatcGCACACTCATCTTCATCAGCTCGTTAACAAAGCAAACAAAGCCTTCCGCCAAAATCGCTTCGAAGAGGTCGTTATTTTACtcctttttttaaatatgttttcTTTGCTTATTATACTCATTAGTTTCAGTTCAGTTTAGTTTTTTAGTGTTTGTTATAACTACTTATTTACTGCTTGGCGTTTGCCGTGCTGCTTTGATCTTGTGTTACGGATCTCGGTaacaattcagttacagtccaTTATAATACTTGAATTGATGCTTATTCGTCAGAGataatataattgaaaatttaaatttactttagtAGTTCAAATAAACTTGTGATTCTCTATATGTCAATAGCTTCTGAACTGGAGAGTGTGATTATTtttttgagaataataatttgttGAGGTAAAAAAATACGTGTTCCCTATTTATGCTGTGACCGAGAATTAATATTAGTCTATTGAGGTTATTGTAGATATAAATGTTTGCACTGTTTTTGTTATTAACATGAAATATTGGACTGTTCTAATATGTAATCAGATTTATAGTCTCGTGGTATTTGTTGTGTGTATATGAATTTGCTGGTTAATGACAATAACGTGTTTGTAATGATACAGTCATTCTTCTGTGTTGTCTTTTTGCTGACAAATTGTGTTTTTTTAGGCTATCAATTGTTACTCAGGTGCTATTAATATCAAACCTCATCATCCTGTTATTCTTGGCAATCGATGTGCTGCCTATCTCAGGTTTCAGTCTGGATTCTGATATCTCATTTGTAATGCAGAAAGTGTCTTTAACACAAATGTTTTTTGGATATATTTGGCATTGTTTAACAGTTATCTCTCGTATGATCTGTTTCCAGGATTTGTCAATTCCTGGTACATAGACCTGCATCAGATTCTGAATATAGACCGTTAAGCGGGCTTGATCCAACTGTACATGCTGGAGTACGTAACTAATCTTCGTTGTTGATAATAAAGCAATCCTCTCTGAATTTAAGGGAATCAGTACCACAACCATTACTAATACTACATTAGCatgtttgtatatgtttttttagCTTGCTTTAAAGGATGCTGACAAAATGATGAACCTTCAAAGTGATTCAGTAAAAGCACACATTTTGAAGGCCGACGCACTAATTTTGGTGAGGGCACCAAACATCATAGATTTTAATTTGCAATCATGTATCGACTTTCAATTTGGGTTTCATTTTTATATTCCTAACCATCATGACCAGGGTAAATTTTTGGATGTTTTAAATTGTTCAAAATAAGTACATTAAGTCCATAAATTCATGGCATATAACAGTTCGAAATCATTTTAAGATTCTTACTCATACTATTACAGctcttatattataataaaacttCCAGGATTCAAACCCCAGTATATTCTATGTTTAGGCTGTATCTGTGTATTGCTCAGATCTATTGGTTAAAAGTTGTTGATACAAtacattattaaataaataactgTTGCAGACATTGTATTTGTGAGAAGATATTATTTAATGTTTTTTGTTCTGTATTTCTATCTCGAagccaaataaaaaataaggtaTTTGTTTCTTAAATAGACGCACCGTTTAAGATTAACAATTTAAGATATACCTTCTAGCAATCTTGGACCTCTATATGGTCCTCATGGtgcataaatttttttgatagcTGTTGAGTTGCCAATGATCTTTCATAAGCTAAAACTCACTTATATATGATCTATGTGGCAGTTACAAAGGTTTGAGCTGGCCCATGACATTGTACTCTCGGGGCTTCAGATTGATCCTTCAAGGTAATATAGGGCCTTAGCTTATCATGAAAGGTTTACTGCTTACTGAAAGTGGTTTTTGGAACTTATGAAGTTAATACTCAAAGTAAAATTATCACCTATAAGGTGTTACctttttggatatttttattgataaatatataacatgCAATGATGTAAATCACTTATTGTTTTAACTATTGTCAAGTCAATCACAAATTCTCAACATAAGTTTATTAGAAGTTGTATATGGCGAGGGTGATATAAATTTTTGCCATGTCAATAActatttctttaaaaaataataaaagaaagtaCCTATGACCTACTTGCATATAACCTATAAGTCAATCTGACTTATCTGCTAAATGTATGAATATCTGGTTTGGAGGTCATAAGTAGACCCAAAAGCCTCGTAATTTGATCAAGGTGTtttcttattaatttaaatatatatataaatcactaaaacaTATGAGGATGGACATATATTCTTCTGAAAACATTCACTCCGTAAGGTGGAAAGACACCCCTCTAATCTGTTTATATTGTGAGAGAAGCTTCCAAGTTATCCCTTCCGGCTAActtatatattacaatattagGAAAATTAACTAAAGATTACGACTTAATTTATTGGTTCGTCATTCTAATAATTTAGTTGCTTGTTATCACACTAGCCTTCGATACTGTACCTTGTAATTAAATGTAaataatgattatatttgtaaatGTAACTTTAATCCTCATATTCGGTATATggtatttaaaattcatttatttttggCAAAAGTGTGCATCTTCGGAATTTAGTAAGAATGACATGTACTACAATGGGGAGGAATAATCATGAGATAACTCTGCGTACGGATGACTTTGATTGTACTGTCTGCTTGAAGTTGATTTATGAACCAATTACAACTCCTTGTGGACACTCCTTTTGCCGTTCTTGCCTATTTCAAGCAATGGACCGATGTGAGATTTCTAGCTATTCTCCCATTTTTCTAAATCTGAATTCTGATCACTGTATAACTTTGTTTATTTAAGTAATCCTTTTTTGGAAATGATAGGTAACAGATGCCCATTGTGCCGAACAATTCTTTTTATAAGTCCTAGAACATGTTCAATCAGGTGAGAATTATATTGGAGTGTTACTTGACGTATTTTCAGGCTGTCGTTGGCTGATTGGCATCTGAAATGATAACTTTCTAATACACTAAATTTTGCGATGTGTTTGCACTATTTTTTAAACTTCATTACTAATTTCCTGACACTAAATGATGTTCTCACTCTCCTTTCTGAtaatttatgtgtgtgtatttgaaGTGTTACACTGAACAACATAATACAAAAGAACTTTCCAGAGGAATATGCTGAAAGGAAGTTGGAGCATGAAAATTTGACAATCATGGGTGCTGATTTGTTGCCTCTTTTTGTCATGGATGTTGTCCTACCCTGCCAGAAGTTACAACTCAACATATTTGAACCTCGGTATAGACTTATGGTGAGTTCAAGTTATGCTAGCTAACCCATCTAGGTtctataaattttcttgttacaCTACCTCTATCAGCAGAAAGTGTGCTAGTAGGTTTACTAAATGTGTACAGTGATGAAGATGTACCCTAGACATGAAGAGAAACATGCAAAAAGGATTAATAAGTTGgattatttatattgaatagatTAAGTTTccatctattattattattttaactaatgGGAGTCTTGAATAAAAGCACTAAACTTGATCCGGGCTGGGAGTTCTATAACAAAAATGGAAGTAATTGGTAACTTGTTAGGACACATCCATAATACTTGACAAATATACTTCAGTCTAAACTGGTTCTTGCAGTCATTTATTAGGACAATCATTCTGTTGTCTAGGTATCCCTGTAGGCAATGAAaataacattttattatttcatacaTATTGTGGCAGAAACTATTGTTATAGCAATGAGAATACTTGGGGCCTGTTTGTGTGCCTTTATTGTAAGTTGAGATTTACTTACAAGTCAAAATTAGCTTATTGgttcattttaaaaaatagtaaaagtAACTTAAAGCTGACTTATAAAATTTGGGGAAGGATTTATATTATGCCTTTTAATGAAAATTCTAgtattttttagtgtttttttttttacatcttaTTAGTTATGTATTATGATTGAAGTCATTATTAATAACTTGTAAGCAGAAACATTCTTCTGCCAATATGCTTGCAAGTTGCAAGTCATAAAATAACTTGGGGTTAGTAGCAAACTTTTTTTGATGAAATCCATTGGGGTCTAGAAGATGTACAGATAGATTTAGTCAATACTAAAAGACATGGAGCTTCATGAGAAATACATGTACTTTTTAGGTAAATTGGACTCGGTGACTAGATTCTACAAAGTCCTCAAGCTGaatgcaaataataaaaaaaagtcaaaattaATAGCATAATGAGATTCTGATTGGATTTGTTCTCTGAATATGTTGTTTTATCTAAAAACACTATGGTTGATGATGTTAGTCATAGTAGCTACTTTCTTTTCTAAAAAATTGTAGGTAAGGAGGATAATGGAAGGAAACAGAAGAATGGGAATGGTAATATATATCCTGTTTTCCCCATTCACCATCCTTTCATGAAGATTGGGTAAAAGAATCCTCTCACATGTTAAGACGCTGTCTTTGAATTGTATAGGTTACGATAGATTCGACATCAGGTTCAGTTGCTGATCACGCTTGTGAAGTGGAGATTACTGAGTAGGTCTTTTTATCCCTTGTCcgtatttttttcaatttacatgCTATCCAACTTTTAGCTATATGTAATATTTGTGGTACATCAAACATTCTCTGGTTTAATGACTGTAGTTGTGAGGCACTTCCAGATGGACGTTTCTTTCTAGAGGTGAGATATGGCTACATCAATTCGCTTTTCTTTGTGTCCCAAGAGTATGCTTATTGGCACCACTGCAGACGCAATTTCTACTTGTTTATATGTGTTAATGACTTCATGATTATGTTCTTATTTTGTTATATGTTACGAGGATTTTATCCACTTGGTGATGTGGAAATAATATCTTAACATCAGTGCTTTTGTTTCCTTCCCCCCTCCTTGTTCTATGAACTTTGGTGATGTACTTACTATTGATGGTTAGTTGTTTGAGATTTTATGATCTACTCTATATTTCATATCTTACTTCtccatatatattttgtgtaaGCAACACATGTATTTTGAGTAAGCAACACTTGTTGGGTTTCTAGTATTTTCGGCCCTCATATTGAAAGAATGTCGATTATTTGTCACCCTTAAACCACAAACTTCTAGTTAGATTAAAATCTTTTGTTTCTAAAGTATATtcctgttatatatatatataaagtgtaTCTGGAAGTATAGTGTACTACCTACACTTTACAATGTCTTTCGTCTTTTGATACTTTTGCACCTCAAAACTTCTTTTCCgcaatttttaaactttttctcAAAATCGGTTTTAACCTAAACAACCTATCTACTCCTAGGTCTACGGCTAATCTTTGCATAAATCTCACCCTATATATGCCTATGGGATATGCTTGGCAAGTTTTGTTTGGTTTGTCATGATAAATGGATACTCTGTTTGCTGATTGTATATTATCTATACTAAATGTGGAAAGGATTTTTACTTGAGTTATCTGTAATTACaatcaaataattttaactttGGCCACCATTTTGGCAGAAGAATAAGCTAGTGTTAGTAACTTTGTCAACTAGAAGATCAAACACATTATAAATGTGTGGTTTGCCTTTTCCGTTTAATGTTTTAATCTAAAGTATTATGTATGATATATTATTTGAGATATCCTACTAAAAGTCAAAGTAAAATTGGGAAAGCTTACGATCTTAAACTTAAATATAGAGATCTTCTACTAAAGTTTATCGATGTTGATTGGATGTGTTAAGTAACCAGCCCATCTAAAACGTATAGGTGTTAGAGGAGGTCTTAACATGATCTTATACTCTTCAACACTCCCCCTGAATGGTACGATTGAACATCAACTACCAATACCGTTACCAATACCAACAACTACCAATaccaataaatatttaaattaaacacACAGGGTGGAGACCTGAGTCCGCTCCTAAATggtatctgatatcatgttaagtgaccTATTCACCTAAATCTCAATGTGTTAACAGTTCCCTTATCGCGGTCTCCCATCTTTGGGGCATAACTTTATCTTGCGTTTCTATGATAAATTAGACCTATTTTTCGGAGTCACTCAAAAGCCCATTTCTGGGTCACTCAAAAGCCTATTTTTGGGTCAAGAGTGGATCAAAGATGCCTATCTCTCATAACTATGTCTTAAGTGTAATGATAAATTTTGAGAGTATTGGGGGTGGCTTGTAGTCGAACTCATGTCTCCCGCTAGCCCAAGCTTTGATATTATGTTATGTAAATAGCTCATCTAAAACCTGAAACCTTAATGTTGTGTTtagttggggagaatggaatggaatggaatggaatgagtaaaaaatacttgaaactaatagagataggaagaaagttttgaaaaaatttgaaggagtgcaaaattgctatgatgagatttgagaagaaattgaggatgtgagagaatggagcattccatctcaaatggaaGGGGTGATATTTAGCATATGATGtagggaatggaatggaggaaggaatgaaatttattaaaaatcatccataagatagttcatttttcatttcattccttccggaatcattcaccccaaccaaacacaacataaggtgttagaggaaggCCTCAACAGGATATTATACTCTTCAACTGGGTGTTGGAATTCTTGAGGCTGAAGAAACCCAAATGTTATAATAAAGAG
Coding sequences:
- the LOC108224025 gene encoding uncharacterized protein LOC108224025 isoform X2; amino-acid sequence: MSNQSIVLEGIDDVDDLISENEEEENNNSISHTHLHQLVNKANKAFRQNRFEEAINCYSGAINIKPHHPVILGNRCAAYLRICQFLVHRPASDSEYRPLSGLDPTVHAGLALKDADKMMNLQSDSVKAHILKADALILLQRFELAHDIVLSGLQIDPSSVHLRNLVRMTCTTMGRNNHEITLRTDDFDCTVCLKLIYEPITTPCGHSFCRSCLFQAMDRCNRCPLCRTILFISPRTCSISVTLNNIIQKNFPEEYAERKLEHENLTIMGADLLPLFVMDVVLPCQKLQLNIFEPRYRLMVRRIMEGNRRMGMVTIDSTSGSVADHACEVEITDCEALPDGRFFLEVEGRRRCHIIDHWDQDGYRVAEIEWIQDICPAEGTEERLDLEDTVQKAEAFAKSWMRTAQEAAQGDQVRLAQLLKAEELMPTTNDPEHFSFWLATLTNRRPSQRLDLLRMRDTNERVKRGLIYLKAAEQFCTTQ
- the LOC108224025 gene encoding uncharacterized protein LOC108224025 isoform X1 — translated: MSNQSIVLEGIDDVDDLISENEEEENNNSISHTHLHQLVNKANKAFRQNRFEEAINCYSGAINIKPHHPVILGNRCAAYLRICQFLVHRPASDSEYRPLSGLDPTVHAGLALKDADKMMNLQSDSVKAHILKADALILLQRFELAHDIVLSGLQIDPSSVHLRNLVRMTCTTMGRNNHEITLRTDDFDCTVCLKLIYEPITTPCGHSFCRSCLFQAMDRCNRCPLCRTILFISPRTCSISVTLNNIIQKNFPEEYAERKLEHENLTIMGADLLPLFVMDVVLPCQKLQLNIFEPRYRLMVRRIMEGNRRMGMVTIDSTSGSVADHACEVEITDCEALPDGRFFLEVEGRRRCHIIDHWDQDGYRVAEIEWIQDICPAEGTEERLDLEDTVQKAEAFAKSWMRTAQEAAQGDQVRLAQLLKAEELMPTTNDPEHFSFWLATLTNRRPSQRLDLLRMRDTNEVSHLCKSSPESSSIVCSPQMTSLLNQLQYLNLTKKH